One genomic window of Solanum dulcamara chromosome 10, daSolDulc1.2, whole genome shotgun sequence includes the following:
- the LOC129870476 gene encoding transcription termination factor MTERF4, chloroplastic: MKIISHNRIINPSFLLINHELPSNTFHQARLISTSAPSISSSNMGKKDLMMRLPCCFTTRAALSSSVKTDTYSGSKKQKSSSFYTHPSLLEMKNEKAANRARVYEFLRGIGVVPDELDGLELPVTVEVMRERVDFLHKLGLTIEDINNYPLVLGCSVKKNMIPVLDYLGKLGVRKSTLTDFLRQYPQVLHASVVVDLAPVVKYLQGMDIKPNDIPRVLEKYPEVLGFKLEGTMSTSVAYLVGIGVARREIGGLLTRYPEILGMRVGRVIKPFVEYLEVLGIPRLAVARLIEKHPHILGFGLQERVKPNIQSLLQFHVREIALPSVIAQYSEILGIDMEAKLPSQQEFLNSIIGSTREDFGRVVEKMPQIISLSKAPVVKHVDFLKGCGFSSEQVREMVVGCPQVLALNLDIMKQSFEYFKTTMARPLEDLVALPAFFTYGLESTIKPRHKRIAEKGLKCSLAWLLNCSDEKFDQRMGYDFIDMEEMEVGESSFDMHTLLEPRNDESASDYDEDYSEDEYL, from the coding sequence ATGAAAATCATTAGTCATAATCGCATTATTAATCCAAGTTTTTTGCTCATAAACCATGAGTTGCCTTCCAACACGTTCCATCAAGCCCGCTTAATATCCACTTCAGCTCCAAGTATTTCAAGTTCCAATATGGGGAAAAAGGACTTGATGATGAGATTACCGTGCTGCTTTACTACGAGAGCTGCTCTTTCCTCTTCAGTGAAGACAGACACTTACAGTGGAAGTAAGAAACAAAAGAGCTCATCTTTCTACACTCATCCTAGTTTATTAGAGATGAAGAATGAGAAAGCAGCCAATCGTGCACGTGTTTATGAATTCTTGAGAGGCATTGGCGTTGTACCTGATGAGCTCGATGGATTGGAGCTTCCTGTCACTGTGGAGGTCATGAGAGAACGTGTGGATTTTCTTCACAAATTGGGACTCACAATTGAAGATATTAACAACTATCCTCTTGTTCTGGGATGCAGTGTGAAGAAAAACATGATTCCTGTGCTTGATTATCTGGGCAAACTGGGTGTTAGAAAATCCACCTTGACAGACTTTTTGCGGCAGTACCCACAAGTTCTACATGCAAGTGTGGTGGTAGACCTTGCTCCAGTTGTGAAATATCTTCAAGGCATGGATATTAAACCAAATGATATTCCTCGAGTACTGGAGAAGTATCCTGAAGTGTTGGGGTTCAAGCTTGAGGGCACAATGAGTACATCAGTTGCTTATTTAGTAGGAATTGGAGTGGCAAGAAGAGAAATTGGTGGGCTTCTGACTAGATATCCTGAGATATTAGGAATGCGGGTAGGTCGGGTAATTAAACCATTTGTAGAATATCTGGAAGTCTTGGGAATTCCGAGACTAGCTGTGGCTAGATTGATTGAGAAGCATCCTCACATTCTTGGGTTTGGACTACAAGAAAGGGTAAAACCAAACATTCAATCCCTTTTACAGTTTCATGTGAGGGAAATTGCACTTCCTTCAGTAATTGCACAATATTCTGAGATCTTAGGAATCGACATGGAGGCAAAGCTTCCAAGTCAACAAGAATTTCTCAATTCAATAATTGGATCTACTCGTGAAGATTTTGGTCGAGTTGTTGAAAAGATGCCACAGATTATCAGCCTCAGTAAAGCACCTGTAGTGAAGCATGTTGATTTCCTCAAGGGATGTGGTTTTTCCTCGGAACAAGTGAGGGAAATGGTTGTTGGATGTCCCCAGGTGCTTGCTTTAAATCTAGACATTATGAAGCAGAGTTTTGAGTATTTCAAAACCACAATGGCAAGGCCGTTGGAAGATTTGGTCGCTTTGCCAGCTTTCTTCACTTATGGTCTGGAGTCCACAATAAAACCAAGACATAAAAGAATTGCGGAAAAGGGCTTAAAATGTTCCCTTGCATGGCTTCTTAATTGTTCTGATGAGAAATTCGATCAGCGGATGGGTTATGACTTTATTGACATGGAAGAAATGGAAGTAGGTGAATCATC